The Nicotiana tabacum cultivar K326 chromosome 14, ASM71507v2, whole genome shotgun sequence genome contains a region encoding:
- the LOC107760270 gene encoding heat stress transcription factor A-6b-like codes for MDPSFAPIKEEVPGSSEPSSFMWIPQPMEGLHENGPPPFLTKTYELVDDPNTNDIVSWSRGNNSFIVWDPQTFAMNLLPRYFKHSNFSSFVRQLNTYGFRKVNPDEWEFANEGFLRGQRHLLKAIRRRKTSYFHPSQASNQGIDSYIELGKLELDGEIDRVRREKQVLMMELVKLRQQQQTTKSYLKAMEEKLKRTEQKQQQMMNFLAKAIQNPRFLEQMLQQKERRKEQIEDEIRKKRRRPIDQGPSNNVGVIELGHGVNDGNHSIKQESQEYYGEIYGFGDFELERLAMSMQGPSGNTISIEDYTIEKEDIGELESEHKSIDE; via the exons ATGGATCCTAGTTTTGCTCCAATAAAAGAAGAGGTTCCTGGATCTAGTGAGCCTTCTTCTTTTATGTGGATTCCTCAACCAATGGAGGGGCTTCATGAGAATGGCCCTCCACCATTTCTAACAAAGACTTATGAACTTGTGGATGATCCAAACACTAACGATATTGTTTCTTGGAGTAGAGGTAATAACAGTTTCATTGTTTGGGATCCTCAAACCTTTGCCATGAATCTCCTTCCAAGGTATTTCAAGCATAGCAATTTCTCAAGCTTTGTCAGGCAGCTCAATACTTAT GGATTTAGGAAGGTTAATCCAGACGAATGGGAGTTTGCTAATGAAGGTTTTTTGAGGGGGCAAAGGCATCTCTTGAAAGCAATTAGGAGGAGAAAGACAAGTTATTTCCATCCTAGCCAAGCTTCAAATCAAGGTATAGACTCTTATATTGAATTGGGAAAGCTTGAATTAGATGGAGAAATTGATCGAGTAAGGCGCGAGAAGCAGGTTTTAATGATGGAACTGGTGAAGCTTAGACAACAGCAGCAGACTACTAAATCATACCTTAAAGCAATGGAAGAAAAGCTTAAAAGGACAGAACAAAAACAGCAACAAATGATGAATTTCTTGGCTAAAGCAATACAAAATCCAAGATTTTTGGAGCAGATGTTGCagcaaaaggaaagaaggaaagaACAAATAGAGGATGAAATTAGGAAGAAGAGAAGGAGGCCAATTGATCAAGGTCCTAGTAATAATGTTGGAGTTATAGAATTAGGTCATGGTGTGAATGATGGAAATCATAGTATAAAGCAAGAATCTCAAGAATATTATGGTGAAATTTATGGATTTGGTGATTTTGAATTGGAGAGACTTGCTATGAGTATGCAAGGACCAAGTGGGAACACAATCAGTATTGAAGACTACACCATTGAGAAAGAAGATATAGGAGAATTAGAAAGTGAGCATAAATCAATTGATGAATGA